AAAATGTGAGGAGAAAATGTAAACGTTTGTTTATAGTTGCTATATTCCAGAGTCACTCTGAAGAATTAAAAGGCAATAGTTTAACATTTATGGATACAAGATTTCTGCTTGCTCTGGACAGACATCTGTAGTAGGCACAGACTTTTATTTACTGCTAACCAGCTCATTCCTGGTCTGTAACTAAACAGAAATCAAAAAAGTGAAGATAAAACAATAAGCACAGTTGTATTTTAGTTTATGACAAGGTTACGTAAAGGTTTGTGGCACCGTCCACAAATTGATGTGGCATCAATTTTGGCTTTGAGGATTTTTGATTCTTCGTCTAATTAAGGTTAAATCTCAGTTGTCTTTCTTTCAGTGTATTATTTTATGAGACACTCCCCTACCAGTGGAAAGCCAGTGGAAAACCACTGAAAACTCCGTCCACCCAAATCATAATCCTGTTCCTATGTGGTGGTGTGTTCTTTTCATAAAAttgtaaagcttttttttttttctcccaaaggTTTATCACAATGTGGCAGAAATGAGTTAACACAGGACTTGTATGGAAAGTTTTTATGGCAATCtttaaaagattgtttttctatgtatattgttttaaatgtaaggCATGAAAGACCGAAGGAAAAGCTGGATAGATGTTTTCCCACTCCCAGGCCCAGAtaataattgtttaaataaaaagactgTGATTGCTAAAACTGAATGCTAAGGTGTTATAAATtctaaaaagcaaatatttatttaaggtGAAGATggaagttatattttattttttttcagtatgtTGATATCTCATTTTTTTATGGCAGTGATTAGAAAATCTTTTTGTGATAAGGAAATACTGTTGGAGAACAAAATGAAAGGGACTCCAGAGTGTTCAGTATTTTCTAGAATTGGAAACGTATGGAAAAAAGATTTGTATTTCCATGCTTCATTTCCtgttacattgttttaaagatccatccatcccccaacaatccatccatctattcttcaatccatctgttcatctacccatccagtcatccatccatctgttcattaTCTTTCTACCCATCATCCaactgtccatccatccattcacgTGTCGACCCATCTGTCTGTCCCTTCTTCCCTTTGTtcaggctgttttttttgtatgttacATATTTGAAACCTGACTGCTGAACCTGCCATAAAATCGTACTGAACTCCTATATTTATACTTGAAAACGGGACAGAGATTTCTTAAATTTGAGCTCAGAAAAGAATGGAATGTTTGCAGGAAAATTGTGTAGGAACTGTGTAGGAGTCTGATATTCAAGAtatgttttctgcatttgtcTGAATTGATGTGTTTATCTCCATATTCATTGAGCATTGTATTTTAAACATGTAATTCACCACCAAACATAATGATTTTTATTCCACCACTAAAGACGGtggtggaataaaaaaaattggggtTCAACAAAATTGGAAAGCTTCTAATAATGAACGTATAAGCGGTAATAAGCagtaaacctaaaaaaaaaaaaaaaacaacagttagggaataaaatcatcattaataaaacaaagaaaccagATATGTACCAGTCAGAAATATTTGTGGATGATTTCTAATCCCCTATTTTGAAGAACTAAACACCATAATTATAAACcctactttgaataatttaacAGCTGACCtctaaatacttttattatggtaaaataaaacaatgaattcTTCATACGAGCCCATACTTACTGAGCTGTTTCGGTCTGCAGCACTGAATgtttacaatgaaatactctGAGGTACTACTAGCAGTTTATTGGACAGGCAtatcttttgaaataaaatgcacaaaaacattttaaaaaatctcaacatGTTGGCGTGCCGTATTTCATATTCCTTTTTTCCTGACAAAATGGTTTCAAGCTTACCTACAGCTGAGTCCACCttattttagataaaataaatttctatcCTTTTACACTTTCAGTTATATTTCAAAATTCCGACAAGATGATTATAAActtaacatttcaaacttcctttattcatttatgttaGCAGTTTGTGGTTGCATTACTAAATCAGTCTCTGTTTGTATTCCCTGCAGAAGTAGCAGACCCTTACATTGAACGAGAGATTGTCAGGAGGCTAACGTTTTCTAACCCAGCCTGTTCCGTTGTAAATCGTTTTAAACTCTCCAAAAAGATAAATGGAGAAACATTGCTGCAATACATTAAGTTCCCAGCTCTCTTCCGAGGTCCAAATGCCTTTTGTGGCACTCTGCATTAGTATCCGACGTACAtctatagaaaatatttttctttctagaaGCTTCCTCTGCATTTTGTGGTACTGCTAACTTCATTTGGAAACACGTCACTGATAAAATGGCCAGCCATGAGTCTTTTTGATCACTAACAACATCAACAAAGAAGTGTTTTCACCCAAACCTGGTAGTGGTTTTGCATGGCATGTTCACTGATCAGAGATAATATTGGACTTTCACTTTCCAATCTCTACTGATCAGCAATCAAGACTTAAATAATTTCTCAGGGTGGTTCTTTCATAAAACTTATCAGTGAAGATCCATAACTGAGATTATATGATATTAGAAAACTAATAAGAGCAAAAGTTACACTCAACCTTTCCTTATTTGAAAATGAGTAGGAGTATGTGAATACTTATTAATGCCCATCTGTGTTTAATCagtaatatacagtatatatgcatTGTAGCTAGTCTacaagtttttcattttagtttttgaaaacatgtatGGGGATGGGGGGAAACTGCACACTTTTTGTGACACTATTCATCCATGCACAGGTTTAAGCAGattttaatacaattttgtACAATTAATGTAGATATTGGATGTTATTGGTTgatttttccttcctttctgctTAATTTTCAGTGTGAAGCTGAATGAGCACTATGTGAATACTACAGACTTCCTCGACGCCATCAAGAAAAATCTGGATACAGCCCTCGGCAAGTGAAAGACTTGAAACGGGCAATAAGAACCAGGAGGTGGCAATGTCACTCTTATGTTTTTGTACCTCATTTTTAACTTGAAAGGTCAACAAATCCACTTGCTTTTCACCCGAAAGAGCATACACTGTAGGATTTACTAGTTATTATAGGAAATTAAATGACTGAGTCGTCCTTCCATCTGATGGCCCCATAAACACCTGACCCATTACgtgcaagttttatttttgtaaagtgtaCTGTATTCCGTGCTGTGTTATGCCTTGAGCAAGAACGAAGACTGACGGACATGCTTGCCAATAAATCTTGTTTGACCGATGTTTAGCCTTTTGTGTGGGcgtttattaattaaaaactcaGGCAAAAATATggtaaataaatttattatttgACAATTCTGCCTGGTACACAACATTGTTCATACAACTCTATTCATATCATCTTCACACTAGAGTTTAATACAGAAAGCCTTTCAGGATGAGCGTCTTCCCATTTTCATATTCTTGCTAAAATATTGACGCAGTGAACATCGAAGCTAAAAAAACTCCCAAAAATgaggaatttttattttttttatgcattatatcaacattttgaaaagtgtgaaaaagctGAGCAGTGGAAAACTGAATATATTGAGCATTTCCGCATCATTTTCCGCAAGGTCCACGGCCCTGTCGCACGTATGGAGGCTGTCGTTCATCACTTGAGAGCAGTACGCAGCAAGATGGATGGTGTGCTCTCGCAGACACACTGGGGCACTTAATATTTCtgtccaagtttttttcttttttttttgggacaaTTCAGTTTGAGATTCACCAatttaaaaggagaaaagtaaaagtatgGATGTGGGTTGcgttgttttttaaatacactttgCAGTGCTGCCTTCAGAAACTTAGAAGTAAGGGTGGGGGAAAGGTAAGGTTTGTTGAAAGCTGCACTACAGCCTGATCTCCGTTGTAATCTTTTGAAGCGATCTAAAGAAGGGTAGGAGGATAAACCTGGATGTAATTTCATGAAGTCTGGGGAATTCAATGTCCCAGTTCAACACAACAgctaggttaaaaaaaataacccatAGCTGCAAGATTTGTCAAATTCTTTGGTAAAGGGGTGCAAGCATTAAAAAAGGACATTTGAATTTGCTTTATAACATTCCACAGAAACAGTTACATTCATAGACTAGAGATCAATACACGAGGATGGTtgttaatgcaaaatgtaaaacgtAGACACAGTGGTCCTCTAGTTTGATGCACCAGTCAACATACAGCAGGACTGTTACGCTGTACAATAAAATGCAGTAAAgcacagaacattttttttcttacagtttttccttttttttatcacagtATAAATCAAAGAGAATCATTAACCTTTTGATAAGCTTTGGTAGGTGAAAGAGCACCTGTTCCCTTCATTCACAGCTCACACTGGTGAAACCCCAGCACCTGGAGAGACTCTGGGATTGTCTAAGTGCAATGTAACATGCATTTCCTCTTgctaaaaatgtgctttattttagGGCTCAGGTTATGATCTTGTAGCATTTTTCACTTAAATACTTCTATGCTGCTTTTTTCGTATAACCTTTAATAatcagtttttcacattttgcagattttgagTGATTCCAGTGCATATTGATGTGCAGTTTGCTGGGCTTCCTCATATTCCCAAAGGGAttgttgggattttttaaaGTTAGGTTTGTTCACATTATCTGCAATGGTTTCCCTACCTGTAGCACATAGGTCTCATCTATATTGTAATGACTTTGTAGTAAAGTAAAGAAAACCTCAGTGGGATTGGAGACTTAACTTTTTTTAGGTTACTGGTAATTGCAGCACTTTAATACAACTTTAACTGAAGATAACTTCATCCAAGGGGGTAGAACACTATATTAGCAGATATCAACGTTCTAAACTTTCTCAAGGTGGTTGTTGTtaagtttgtctttgttttctcagttgaGCGACTTGTGTTCTACTACACTCAGTTACTTTGATTCTGTGTCATCCACCTGATCTGCCTCATGGGCATCGAAAAGCTGCCTGGATCCTGTGCACAGGAACATTTAAGTTACTGGCTTTAACAACAGTCTTGTAAAAGTGTAGATGTTTTACATATATACATCTGTACCTCAGTGGACAAATTTTAGGTTTAAAGTTGCTAAGAATCATCTGAAATATTCAATCAGCAAGTATGTTGCCAGCTATTAGTTCTCAATTGCTCTGATAGTTTCCTTATTCTTCTACAAACTCAATGATACATTTGAATTACAGGTAATGAAACTATTGCTGATAATTTCAAAGAACctcaattaaaaaacacaagctaTTCCTTTAGGGAGGAACTTAACCATTTTGTCTTTAATagcaattaaacaaaataaacaaacctaAGTTAAATGAGTTCACGCACATGTTCAGTAACGCACATGTTCAGTTTGGGGTACTTGGTACTGTCCCTGATGCACTAAAGCGCCCTGCACCCTTCCCATAGTTGCTGTAGTACTCCATTTGAGATAGTTTGGCCACATCGggtgtgttgttgttgttggcgCGGTTTTCTCGCTCACTGAATTCAAAGCTCTCGTCTTCATACTCCTCTTGGCCTTCCGTCTCCTGGGGGGGTTCTGACAAAGGAAGGGGAATGCTGCATTCAATAAAAGACATGGTTGCACACATGCATAGATCTCTTCCTAAAGACACATGGCCACATTGAGGACATCCAGCAGATTGCCCGTCCTCCACATCAGTCTTTACTGATAGAGACCGGCATGTCTAAACCAGGCACTGCTATATTTACTAAACACATGGGGAGATAGTGACAGAAACATCAAAATGCTTGGCCACTATGTTACTGTACAGTCCAGTAGGGACAGACTGAGTGACAATTGTGTGACATTAAGCCCTCGGAGCAGTCCCACTTGGAGATGTGCTATTGGTAAACCCTATGAACAAATTCATTAACTTCATTTGCTCCAAAGAGGTCTAATTAGGACAAGAGCAAAAGCCACTCACCATGTCCATCTATTGTGGTGTCCATAATGCCGTGCTTAACTTTCATGTGTCGACTCAGGTTGCCCTTCAGGTTGAACTTGCTGGTGCAGTAAGGGCACTTGAAGGGCTTGCTGCCAGCGTGGAGGTGCATGTGGCCAAGCAGATTGTACATTCTATTGAATGACTTCCCACAGACCTGGGGGAGGAGGGTGAAGAATCAGTAACCTTCATCAGTTTGGTTCAACATGATATTTATACTCCCTTGGTATACCAACCTTGCATTTGAAGGGTTTGACAGGTAGGTGGACAATCATGTGTGTTTTGAGGGTTTGCTTCTGGACAAAGGTCTTGAAACAGATGTGGCACTGGAAGGGTCTCACACTGGCATGGATCAGCATGTGTCTCTTCAGGTTGGCTGACAGAGTGAACTCTCTGGCACACACGTCACACTTGAATTCTTTCATGCCCTGGAAGGAAACACAAAGTGGTCAAGTCTAAATTGGAAGAAATTATCTAAATATGTGAGGGTTATAAAAATTATTGGCAATGCTTGTCATGAACAAAAGATATCtaccattaaaaataaagaatacatCATATATACTACAAGAGAGACTTTGTGAATCATCaaacaggaagagaagaagctttgcaaatgaaacaaaacacttgttgGGGGTGGGGTTGAGCACACAAAAACTCAAGGCCTTTGAAGACTATGCTTTCAAAGCAACTGGTTTTAGAGAATAGCCAGTGATATAAGAATGACAGTTGGCGCAATTTTACATCTATGTTAATGCATCAAAGACTGAcaggaaaaagttaaacactttaaacacttttatccaaaatatgttttagtgtTTGTAATCTTGTTTCAAATAAGGAATTAGTTACATAAAGTAGAACGAGACTAGCCAATTAACtggtagaaaaaagaaacatccagTACCTTGTGGGTGAGGGCATGCTGTCGAAGGTGGTGGATCTGCACAAACTCCATCCCACATTCTGGACAAACATAGGGTCGAACGTTCTGATGCTTCATCAAGTGGTTCTGCAGCTGGCTCCGATATGCAAAAGATTTGTTGCATTCTGTACACTGGTACGTAGTCGGACCCTGATGGCTGGTTAAGTGACGTTTCAGGTGGGCGTAGGTTGGAAATTCAAGCCCACATTGGGTACAGACATGGCACTGACCGTTTTCGTGTTTGTTCTCATGGGTTCTCAGCTCACTGGGGTAGGCAAAGCCACGGCCGCAGAAGCGGCAGCTGTAAGGCTTAACATCTGTGTGCTGCAGCATGTGCCTCTTCAGGTGACTAGTCTGTGTGAATGCTTTTTCACACACTGTGCATTTGTGGGGTCGGGTCCCCTGATGAGTGAGCAGGTGAGTCTGAAGGTGGCTCGGTTGTTTGAAAAGCTTCCCGCAGTGCAGACACTCATGAGGCTTAATTCCATTGTGACCCAGGATATGAGTGACAAGATTATATTTAGACGTGTAGGACTTCTCACACATACGACATTTCCAGCGTTTCAGACCTTCTCCTACATCAACACAGTAAGACTCATCAATCTGTACATTTATGTCCAGTCTGTCAATCTGCATTCGTCTGGCGAGCCCCTCCGGGTCTGACCACAGCATGGCCTGTGCTTGGCCATTCTCCTCATATTCTCCTTGCATCGGCATGTCAGCAGACTCATAGGCCACCTCATTGGAATCATAATAACGATTCTCCAGAGAACTGCTATTCTCTCCAGTTGTCTTTAGATTCAGtgcctcttcctcttcttccgcTACCACTAActcttcttccttcctctctttctccctAACAGAAGTGTCTTCATGCTCCAGGTCTGTCTGTTCGTCTGACTGTGGGATGGGCGTAACTCTCACACATGACGAACAGTTTCCACAGGTCTGTTCCTTTTTCAAGGAGGTATGATGGGTGGTTGAATCCTCTAATTTGCTGGACGTGTGTCTGTTATTCATGTGAATGCAGGAAGGAGGAGTGTCAAAATCAAGTCTTTCCCCTTTAACCTGAGCCTGTGGAGCAACGTCTTTGTGCTGAGGAGATTCTATCTCCCCATTGCTCCTCGGCCTCTTGGTCCTCCCACGGGGACCAGGGCGTCTTCTCTCGCTGCAGTGCGGCTGGGGCTCCTGCTCACCAGCAGGCTCTGCCAGGTAGTCCCCGTTAGCACCTATCAGCTGGTCAGCATACTCATACTCCACTGactcaggaggaggaggaggacactCTTTTGGCTCCCCTGTGTAAAAGCCATTTGGGGCAATGGTAGCCCCAAATATTTCATTCTGGGAGATGAGTCCAAGAACAGCAGCTTGTGCAAGTGATAACACCACCACAGGCTCTGTTTGTGTGCCCACATCCACGTGGGCCTCAGTCATCTTTGGAAAAGTTCGCACCAAACAGCTACTTTCTTCctcctgcaaacacacacacatggtaTAAGGCATAATGGAACTTGGACTGATGAAACAGCTGTTAAAGTActacttaatattttattagaacAAAATATACCCTCATATTTCAGGCTCATAAAACTGTAACCGAATACTAAAATGATTTCAGCTTGCATCTATTAAGAtcttatttttcacaataagaAAGCTGCGTTCAGATGCCGCCTTTGTGTCTTCGGTCGGAATCCAAAGAACATTAGATCGAGGAGATAAGGTAGATCTGTGTTTGTGCTCAGCTTCCTTCCTTGACAGGTTTTAGAATAATAAAGAACACAACAAGGGATGCAGGTCCTGGTCAGGAAGCTGACTTCCGTGGACTGTCCTCGGCACTTCCTGTGGGGTCCTGGGACGCCCTGGCTTGACCACAGTCGGCCCATCACTGGAGCAAACCATCTCATTGATTCTCTGAGCACTGTGGCCAACTTCATAATGCCTTCAAACTTGAACCTCTTTAACAAGATGATATATGCTGGCAGGCGGTCTCATAAGTTCAAAGCTCCAACATTCAACTGGGCTTTGAACTTGTTCTATATTCCAGACTGATGCAGAAAACTCAATTGTATAATCTTTAAGTGTTTCAGACCCTTCTGCTCACATTCTGAAGAAACTGGCTCTCTGTTGTATAAGAAGacatgatttaaattaaatatcagCATGGATCAGACTGGCTGAAACATTACTCTGAGAAGTTCTGACCCTGTAGTTTATTTTCAGGTAGCACTCTGCAGCTTTCAATGTGCCATGTAAGAAAAAGCTGCTTCCTTTTCCTGACACAATtctgaggaaagaaaagagtagacagagaaaaggcagaaaaaaagaggagataAAGAACAGGaataaaggtgtgtgtgtgtgggtgtgtgtgttgtgtgtgcgtgtggcgtgtgtgtgtgcatgggtgAGGGGAGTAGACCTGGATGCCCTGATAACCATGTCATTTATAATTACTGCTTTTAAAGTAGTCAGACAGAGACAGACTGTGTTtgtgaggaaagaaaaagaaagagactgGGTGTGTATTTGAAAGCGTGTGtgagtgagagagaaagagaaaagagggagggaggtatgaagagaaggagaaagagcTGTGGGCGGGGGAGGAGTGGAgggagggagacagagagagaaatgagATGGAGGGGCtgaaagataaagaaaagaggggaggggagggagaGAAGGGGAACGAGAGATTGAGTGAGCGTGTGAGAGGAGtgaagagagaaaggaaaaggagAAGGGGGAGTGTGAGTGTATggaggggtggtggtggtgagggGGGCAGCtgaagagagacagaaagacagaGTGAGTAAGAGAGAAAGAGGTGAAGGAGGAAGGGAGGTAGGGCTgtagagagaagaaaaagcacAGCAAAATGAAAGGCTGACAAAATGAAAGAGAAGAAGACAAATGACAAGTAGACAGGGAAGGTAGGGTAATTATTGCGAGAGTGGCGCACTTTCACATTTAAAGTTGCAAGACTGAAAGACACCTAAAGACAAACAATTAGAATGGAAACAGAAAGAGCTCTTTCAGAAAACATGTCCATATGCCACAGCACTCATGCCACACGTGAAAAGTACATTCTCTCTTCCTTCCTATAACTCCTGGGTAAGAGCGCGGACAGGACTATGGCAAACACCTCATTGACAAAGTGCTAAAAACAAGTCCCCAACAACCCTCAGCCCCCTCTCTAACACAACCCTTACATCTCCCTCAAGATATTCGGGTCCCAAACTCACCACATTGCTCCTGGAGTGATGTTTGAGGTGTTTCAGGGATCTCATCCTTCAGGAGAAATGAGTAGAGTAAAAAAATCCACCTCCTATTTATATCTGCGGGAGAGTGGGGCGGTCCCACGGCTCATCCTCCTCCTACTGTTGCTGTTATCAGAACTGACTGTGCCTGCCCCCCCTCGCACCCCACCACCCTCCAACAGCCctcaccccaacacacacacgcacacgcacagcATCACcccatttctttctcttcctcccaCCCTCTCCTTCCCATCTcacttttctcttcttttctctcataaacacacacatcttATCTCCCTTTCTCACTACGTACAATTCAACATGACCCTTCAACACACATTTCTCTTCAGCTACTACTATCTTGTCTTGATCACACTTGATACTTTGCATTTCCCTCTTTTTAACAGTAGCGCACACTAAGACAtacacatttatatatatatatatatatatatatttatataattaagtgtgtgtttgtgatttAGATCCTCTCATTCATAGAGGCGCCACAGACTTTCTCAAACATTCAGAGACACTATGGGTGGAGGTGCGTCTGTCAGTGACAAAACAGACAGATAATGTCTgagaaaagctttatttttttttttactttttcacagagAGCGAGGAGTTCTTCATCCAAACTAATTAAGAATAAAGTATACTGTCTGAGAAATTCAGAAGGAGGGAGAAAAACGAGTGACAAAAGAAGAGTAGGAGAAAGAGAGGAGAGTAAAGCAGTTAggaaagagggagggagggagacagACATGGGGGAGAAAGAATAAGGAAGAAAGAAGCAGAAGGAGGGGGAGTGAAGCTGAGTGGAGGAAGCAAGGGGGGGCAGAAAGAAAAAGGGAGAGAGGAAAGAGAACTGGTGTGGGGGAGGGAAAAAGAGAATGCTgcaaaaaaggaggaagaaggtAAAGAAGAActgtaggaggaggaggaaggggaagGCTGGGGTATAAGAAAGGATGTGgcgaaagaaagagaaagaataaaAGACAGGGAAGAAAGAAAGGGGGGGCATGGGATGGGGGAAGAGGTGGGGATGGAAAGACAGATAGTGAGTTGAAAGAAAATGCGGTGAAATGAGAGGAGCAGGGTGTGTGGAGGAAAACaggagcaaaaaaagaaaataggggGATGGTGgagtgtgaaaataaaaaaagaggagtcCATCagcaagagaaaagaaaagaagagaaggaggagtGAAGGTGGAGGTGGTGGGGTGGGAGCAAAGGGAATGGAGAGAGGAAAAGGAGatagagagagacagagggagtgaggaaaaaggaaaaaacagcaaagagaaGGCATTAACTATTGAACTTCCAGATTTCTTTGAGAACGGTGTGGCAGAGTGTTCTACCTGCCGGATGAGAACTGATGAGGTCGCCACTAATGACAAACCTCATAATTTAGACGGCTATTCTTTTATATTACCTCACCTTTACCTTTACTTGTAAACAcactaaaaccaaaaaaaaaaaaagtggatgtAAGACAAGCAGGAGTAGGTGCAGGCAGGCACAACAAACAGTGTGGACACATGCCAATTGTGACTGCAAGACTGAGAACTGTGCATAAACATTTCCTGCTAAATAACAGGAAAGGGCAAACCTTGAAAACCTTGATCAATCATCAGCAGCTGGGAGTGCTGCGAGAATGAGAAAAGATAGAGAGAAAGGGGTGCGGAGGGGGAAGGAGGAGGGCGGAGGGGGAGATAGGGAATGAGAGGGAAGGAGGGGAGGGgagaggaaagagaaagagaTTGAGTGAGGGTGTGAGCGAGGCGGAGAGATAGCAGGAAGTCGAGGGAGAGAAAATAGAAGGAGAGCAAGGGAAGAAACAAAGAGATAAGAGGCTGAAAGACAAAGAAACCACATGGAAGAAACAACAAGGGACACGTAcataaaacaacacagaacTAGCCTATggggaaaatgaaaaagacacagacaacaaaagttttttttttagggggggGGAAGAGTAGGAAAAGCTCTGGCTCCTTTCCAGGCCTGAATCTTTGTATCAGTatacaaaaaagggaaaaaaagcttgCTTGTCCATTTActttagttacatttacatgGGATGAGACTCATGGCTACAAGTGAgagtaaaatataatttctacaGGTACTAAAGCAGGAAGAGAGAGGGATGTGAACCATTGGTCTGCTCTCGAGTGCACTAACCCTCATCTGGgatttcaaatgtgtttgtCTGATGCTAGAGATCAGGggacaagcacacacacacacacacagagacagaacaAGAACACACTTTCTGTTCTCCACATGGTTTATATGTCTACTGTGTATCATATAAACCATGATACACAGGCCTGCTTAGAGCTGTTTATCCATAGGGTGACCATGCATGAGTGTCACATCCTCTGTGTGATGTAGGTCAAAGTTAGAACTTATTGTTTCTAACAAGAGAAAGAGAGCAAGTCAAGGAGATGGAGAGCTTGAGGGAGGGACAGAGAAGAGGtggcagcagcggcggcggtgGTAGGGTGCAACAGATCCAGATATCAACTGTCTGCTTCACCACTGAGAAAAACCTCAATGAATCACAAGCGATTTATCGATGTCAACTTACTTTCCTGGTTTAAGGGGGTTAAAGCAAATGCtattaataaattttttatgcAGGCAAATTTGTTGTgggaaaagctttaaaatgaatttatccTCTACTGCAGTACTACAATCTAATAAAAAACAGCTAAACTTTAAGTGGgtatattttattcagaagGGAAACATTTCCATGTGAAGAAGTAGCTgtctcaaataa
Above is a window of Xiphophorus hellerii strain 12219 chromosome 2, Xiphophorus_hellerii-4.1, whole genome shotgun sequence DNA encoding:
- the znf710a gene encoding zinc finger protein 710a; the encoded protein is MRSLKHLKHHSRSNVEEESSCLVRTFPKMTEAHVDVGTQTEPVVVLSLAQAAVLGLISQNEIFGATIAPNGFYTGEPKECPPPPPESVEYEYADQLIGANGDYLAEPAGEQEPQPHCSERRRPGPRGRTKRPRSNGEIESPQHKDVAPQAQVKGERLDFDTPPSCIHMNNRHTSSKLEDSTTHHTSLKKEQTCGNCSSCVRVTPIPQSDEQTDLEHEDTSVREKERKEEELVVAEEEEEALNLKTTGENSSSLENRYYDSNEVAYESADMPMQGEYEENGQAQAMLWSDPEGLARRMQIDRLDINVQIDESYCVDVGEGLKRWKCRMCEKSYTSKYNLVTHILGHNGIKPHECLHCGKLFKQPSHLQTHLLTHQGTRPHKCTVCEKAFTQTSHLKRHMLQHTDVKPYSCRFCGRGFAYPSELRTHENKHENGQCHVCTQCGLEFPTYAHLKRHLTSHQGPTTYQCTECNKSFAYRSQLQNHLMKHQNVRPYVCPECGMEFVQIHHLRQHALTHKGMKEFKCDVCAREFTLSANLKRHMLIHASVRPFQCHICFKTFVQKQTLKTHMIVHLPVKPFKCKVCGKSFNRMYNLLGHMHLHAGSKPFKCPYCTSKFNLKGNLSRHMKVKHGIMDTTIDGHEPPQETEGQEEYEDESFEFSERENRANNNNTPDVAKLSQMEYYSNYGKGAGRFSASGTVPSTPN